The proteins below are encoded in one region of Pseudomonas helmanticensis:
- a CDS encoding DUF721 domain-containing protein, producing the protein MAFRPLTAKAPAVLLREAKPLKAILGHAQRLGHLQRLLESQLQPAAREHCHVASWREGSLLLIVTDGHWATRLRYQQKRLQRQLQMFDEFASLTRILFKVQPPTVQRGAAGHTMDLSTDAAATIQATADGISDPGLRAALERLAAHAKDKT; encoded by the coding sequence ATGGCATTTCGCCCTCTTACGGCCAAAGCACCCGCCGTTCTCTTGCGCGAAGCCAAGCCGCTCAAAGCCATCCTCGGCCATGCCCAGCGCCTGGGGCATTTGCAGCGTCTGCTCGAAAGCCAACTGCAGCCTGCCGCCCGTGAACATTGCCATGTTGCCTCGTGGCGTGAGGGCAGTTTGTTGCTGATTGTCACCGATGGCCACTGGGCCACCCGCCTGCGCTATCAGCAAAAACGTTTGCAGCGGCAACTGCAGATGTTCGATGAGTTCGCCAGCTTGACGCGGATCCTGTTCAAGGTGCAACCGCCAACAGTGCAACGCGGCGCGGCCGGGCACACGATGGATTTGTCGACGGATGCGGCGGCGACGATTCAGGCAACGGCGGACGGGATAAGTGATCCGGGGTTGCGTGCCGCACTTGAGCGTCTTGCGGCGCACGCCAAAGACAAAACCTGA
- a CDS encoding glycosyltransferase family 4 protein yields MFYAPASGGVRTYLDAKHRRLGFKPGIRHSLLIPGADFGEHDGVYTVPAPALPFGKGYRFPLRLAPWRNVLQDLQPDLIEVGDPYLTAWAALDARRQLDVPVIGFYHSDLPLLVGNRMGHWLTPNVEAYVTKLYGNFDRVLAPSQVMADKLRSLGVRNVFVQPLGVDLQTFHPHAGDRNLRAELGLAEDTRLLIFAGRGSKEKNLPVLLKCMQRLGPRYHLLLVGSSMPAVVPDNVSVIDEFCPAPRVAQLMASADALLHAGDQETFGLVILEAMACGIPVVAVAAGAFTEIVNESCGLLCTPNNPQAMANAVRELFSRGNTRLGQQARQHVEQHYAWDTVVDSLLGHYHAVLGDSLPRVANG; encoded by the coding sequence ATGTTCTACGCCCCGGCCAGCGGTGGCGTACGAACGTATCTGGATGCCAAACATCGTCGCCTCGGCTTCAAACCCGGCATTCGTCACAGCCTGCTGATCCCCGGCGCGGATTTCGGCGAACACGACGGCGTTTACACGGTTCCCGCCCCTGCCCTGCCCTTCGGCAAGGGATATCGCTTCCCCCTGCGTCTCGCGCCCTGGCGAAACGTCCTGCAGGATTTACAGCCTGATCTGATCGAAGTTGGCGATCCATACCTCACGGCGTGGGCCGCACTTGATGCGCGCCGGCAACTCGACGTGCCGGTGATCGGTTTCTATCACTCGGACCTGCCGCTGCTGGTCGGCAATCGCATGGGCCATTGGCTCACGCCGAATGTCGAAGCCTACGTCACCAAACTTTACGGCAATTTCGATCGGGTGCTGGCGCCAAGCCAAGTCATGGCCGACAAGCTCCGCAGCCTCGGCGTACGCAATGTCTTCGTGCAACCGCTGGGCGTCGATTTGCAAACTTTTCATCCGCACGCTGGCGACCGTAATCTGCGCGCCGAATTGGGCCTCGCCGAAGACACGCGCCTGCTGATCTTCGCTGGACGAGGCTCGAAAGAGAAAAACCTGCCAGTGCTGCTCAAATGCATGCAGCGGCTGGGCCCGCGTTATCACCTGTTGCTGGTTGGCTCGTCGATGCCCGCCGTGGTGCCGGACAACGTCAGTGTCATCGATGAGTTCTGCCCGGCCCCACGGGTCGCGCAATTGATGGCCAGTGCCGATGCGTTGCTGCATGCCGGCGATCAGGAAACCTTCGGCCTGGTGATTCTTGAAGCCATGGCCTGCGGCATTCCGGTGGTGGCCGTCGCGGCTGGCGCGTTTACCGAAATCGTCAATGAATCGTGCGGCCTGCTTTGCACGCCGAACAACCCGCAAGCCATGGCCAATGCGGTGCGTGAGCTATTCAGTCGTGGCAACACCCGGCTTGGCCAGCAAGCCCGCCAACATGTCGAACAGCATTACGCCTGGGACACGGTAGTGGACAGCCTGCTGGGTCACTATCACGCCGTGCTCGGTGATTCGTTACCCAGAGTTGCCAATGGCTGA
- a CDS encoding Nudix family hydrolase: MKRVHVAASVIRDESGKILIARRADTQHQGGLWEFPGGKVEADESVETALARELHEELGIVVGAARPLIKVRHDYPDKQVLLDVWEVSAFTGEPHGAEGQPLAWVTAKELVSYEFPAANQPIVAAARLPAQYLITPEDLETPALLRGIQKAIAGGIKLIQLRAPNGYDPKYRDLAVDAAGLCAGKAQLMIKGPFEWLGDFPSAGWHITSAQLRKYAAAGRPLPAERWLAASCHNAEELALAEQMGVDFVTLSPVQPTLTHPDAQPLGWEQAGTLIEGFSKPVFLLGGVGPAECEKAWNHGAQGVAGIRAFWPDSL; this comes from the coding sequence GTGAAACGCGTACACGTCGCCGCTTCCGTCATTCGTGACGAGAGTGGCAAAATCCTCATCGCCCGCCGTGCCGATACCCAGCATCAGGGCGGCTTGTGGGAATTTCCCGGTGGCAAGGTCGAGGCTGACGAGTCAGTCGAAACCGCGCTGGCCCGCGAGCTGCACGAAGAGTTGGGCATCGTCGTTGGTGCTGCCCGACCGCTGATCAAGGTGCGTCACGATTACCCCGACAAGCAGGTGTTGCTGGATGTCTGGGAAGTCTCGGCATTCACCGGCGAACCCCACGGTGCTGAAGGTCAGCCATTGGCCTGGGTCACGGCGAAGGAACTGGTGAGCTACGAGTTCCCGGCAGCCAATCAGCCGATCGTGGCGGCCGCGCGTTTGCCGGCGCAATACCTGATCACCCCGGAAGATCTGGAAACCCCGGCGTTGCTGCGCGGTATCCAGAAGGCGATCGCTGGCGGGATCAAATTGATCCAGCTGCGCGCCCCGAACGGTTACGACCCCAAGTACCGTGATCTGGCGGTGGATGCTGCGGGTCTGTGCGCAGGCAAGGCGCAACTGATGATCAAGGGGCCGTTCGAGTGGCTCGGCGATTTCCCTTCGGCTGGTTGGCACATCACCTCTGCACAGTTGCGTAAATACGCAGCGGCGGGGCGTCCGTTGCCGGCGGAACGCTGGTTGGCGGCGTCATGCCACAACGCTGAGGAATTGGCGTTGGCGGAACAGATGGGCGTGGATTTTGTAACCCTGTCGCCGGTGCAGCCGACCCTGACGCACCCGGATGCGCAGCCGTTGGGCTGGGAGCAGGCCGGGACGTTGATTGAAGGCTTCAGTAAACCGGTGTTTCTGTTGGGCGGGGTTGGCCCGGCGGAGTGTGAGAAGGCCTGGAATCATGGCGCTCAAGGTGTAGCCGGGATTCGCGCGTTCTGGCCTGATTCGCTGTAA
- a CDS encoding polysaccharide deacetylase family protein: MAEPLTKPAVLLVLHDVAPSTWADYQPFVEVIDALGNVPMTWLVVPDFHRHDTLDAHPAFSRMLSERVARGDELALHGYYHDDQEPGPHTPRDWFMRRVYTHEGEFYRLSHDAALTRLRAGIEVFHRHNWPLHGFVAPAWLMSDGTRQALRQLPLRYTSDPQHLYLLPDFTPIAAPGLVWSARSAWRRGLSKMLSDQRQQRWRQAPVIRLGLHPVDMRHRFSRDYWLHTLQQLLADGRVPMSKINWLAQQRGQLEHVA, encoded by the coding sequence ATGGCTGAGCCACTCACCAAACCCGCCGTGTTGCTGGTGCTGCACGATGTGGCACCTTCGACGTGGGCGGATTACCAGCCGTTTGTTGAAGTGATCGACGCCCTGGGCAACGTGCCGATGACGTGGCTGGTTGTGCCGGACTTCCACCGCCACGACACGCTCGACGCTCATCCGGCGTTTTCCCGAATGCTCAGCGAACGCGTGGCACGCGGTGATGAACTGGCGCTGCACGGTTATTACCATGACGATCAGGAACCCGGCCCGCACACCCCGCGAGACTGGTTTATGCGCCGCGTTTATACCCACGAAGGCGAGTTCTATCGGTTGTCCCACGACGCCGCCCTGACCCGACTGCGCGCCGGTATCGAAGTGTTCCATCGCCACAACTGGCCACTGCACGGTTTCGTCGCCCCGGCCTGGCTGATGAGCGATGGCACCCGCCAAGCCTTGCGCCAATTGCCGCTGCGTTACACCAGCGACCCGCAACATCTTTATCTTCTGCCGGACTTCACCCCCATAGCGGCCCCCGGTCTGGTCTGGAGCGCCCGCAGTGCCTGGCGTCGAGGCCTGTCGAAAATGCTCAGCGATCAGCGGCAACAGCGCTGGCGCCAGGCGCCGGTGATTCGGCTAGGCTTGCACCCCGTGGACATGCGTCACCGTTTTTCCCGTGATTATTGGCTGCACACTCTTCAACAACTGCTGGCGGATGGACGCGTACCGATGAGCAAAATCAACTGGCTGGCACAACAGCGCGGTCAACTGGAACATGTCGCATGA
- a CDS encoding helicase HerA-like domain-containing protein, whose amino-acid sequence MPDSSQLVIGADLAGQEIGQAMRLANRHGLVAGATGTGKTVTLQRLAEAFSDAGVAVFAADIKGDLCGLGAAGNPQGKVAERIAGMPWLNYQAQAYPVTLWDIHGESGHPLRTTLSEMGPLLIGSLLELTDSQQSALYAAFKVADREGLLLLDLKDLKALLNHLKDNPQMLGDDAALMTTGSSQALLRRLATLEQQGAEALFGEPALQLEDILQPTADGRGRIHLLDASRLVHEAPKVYATFLLWLLAELFEQLPERGDADKPLLALFFDEAHLLFGDTPKALQERLEQVVRLIRSKGVGVYFVTQSPADLPDDVLAQLGLRIQHGLRAFTAKEQKSLRAVADGFRPNPAFDTLSVLTELGIGEALVGTLAEKGTPEMVQRVLVAPPQSRIGPLTATERTVLIAGSPFKGRYDKPIDRESAYEILMGRKGLAPEAEAPAGKPAVEEPSLADRAGEFLGTAAGQALKSAMRQAANNLGKQLVRGLMGSLLGGSKRR is encoded by the coding sequence ATGCCTGACTCATCGCAACTCGTTATCGGCGCCGACCTCGCGGGGCAGGAAATTGGCCAGGCCATGCGCCTGGCGAACCGGCACGGGCTGGTCGCTGGCGCCACCGGTACCGGCAAGACCGTGACCTTGCAGCGTCTCGCCGAAGCATTCAGTGACGCCGGCGTCGCGGTATTCGCCGCCGACATCAAGGGCGACCTCTGCGGCCTCGGTGCCGCCGGCAACCCGCAGGGCAAGGTCGCCGAGCGCATCGCCGGGATGCCGTGGCTCAACTACCAGGCGCAGGCTTATCCGGTGACGTTGTGGGATATCCACGGTGAGTCCGGTCATCCATTGCGCACGACGTTGAGTGAAATGGGCCCGTTATTGATCGGCAGCCTGCTGGAACTGACCGACAGTCAGCAGTCGGCCCTGTACGCCGCGTTCAAAGTCGCCGATCGCGAAGGCTTGTTGCTGCTCGATCTGAAGGATCTGAAGGCGCTGCTCAATCACCTCAAGGACAATCCGCAGATGCTCGGCGACGACGCCGCGCTGATGACCACCGGTTCCAGTCAGGCGTTGTTGCGCCGTCTGGCGACGCTGGAACAGCAAGGCGCTGAGGCCTTGTTCGGCGAGCCGGCGCTGCAACTGGAAGACATCCTGCAACCGACCGCCGATGGCCGTGGGCGCATTCATCTGTTGGACGCCAGCCGTCTGGTGCACGAGGCGCCGAAGGTCTACGCGACGTTTCTGTTGTGGCTGCTGGCCGAACTGTTCGAGCAACTGCCCGAACGCGGCGATGCCGACAAACCGCTGCTGGCGTTGTTTTTCGATGAGGCGCACTTGTTGTTCGGCGACACGCCCAAGGCTTTGCAGGAGCGTCTGGAACAAGTGGTGCGGCTGATTCGCTCGAAAGGCGTTGGCGTGTATTTCGTCACCCAGTCGCCGGCGGACCTGCCGGATGACGTGCTCGCGCAGTTGGGTTTGCGTATCCAGCACGGCTTGCGCGCCTTCACCGCCAAAGAGCAGAAATCCCTGCGTGCGGTGGCGGACGGCTTCCGGCCCAATCCGGCGTTTGATACGTTGTCGGTGTTAACCGAACTGGGGATCGGCGAGGCGTTGGTCGGAACCCTCGCCGAGAAGGGCACGCCGGAAATGGTCCAGCGTGTGCTGGTGGCGCCACCGCAATCGCGGATCGGGCCGTTGACCGCTACCGAGCGCACAGTGCTGATCGCCGGGTCACCGTTCAAGGGCCGCTATGACAAGCCGATCGATCGTGAATCGGCGTATGAAATTCTCATGGGCCGTAAGGGCCTGGCGCCGGAAGCCGAAGCACCCGCCGGCAAGCCTGCGGTTGAAGAACCAAGTTTGGCTGACAGGGCCGGAGAGTTTCTCGGCACCGCTGCCGGCCAGGCGCTGAAATCCGCCATGCGCCAGGCCGCGAATAACCTCGGCAAACAATTGGTGCGCGGTTTGATGGGCTCACTACTGGGCGGCAGCAAACGCCGCTGA
- a CDS encoding methyl-accepting chemotaxis protein yields MYNSDQQASRTSSVAAAINQLGAAAQEIARNAAQASSQASDARGLAEDGQQVVDRSIKAMNQLSSMLSASSSNIESLNSKTVNIGQILEVITSISQQTNLLALNAAIEAARAGEAGRGFAVVADEVRNLAHRTQESAQQVQTMIEELQVGARESVSTMSDSQRHSQDSVEIANLAGERLNSVTQRIGEIDGMNQSVATATEEQTAVVESINVDITEINTLNQEGVENLQATLRACSDLEQQASRLKQLVGSFRI; encoded by the coding sequence ATGTACAACTCCGATCAACAGGCTTCGCGCACCAGCAGCGTGGCTGCCGCGATCAATCAGCTCGGTGCCGCCGCTCAGGAAATCGCCCGCAACGCCGCGCAAGCTTCCAGTCAGGCCAGTGACGCGCGCGGCCTCGCCGAAGACGGCCAGCAAGTGGTGGATCGCAGCATCAAGGCGATGAATCAGCTGTCGAGCATGCTCAGCGCGTCGAGCAGCAACATCGAGTCGCTGAACAGCAAAACCGTGAACATCGGCCAGATTCTCGAAGTGATCACCAGCATTTCCCAGCAAACCAACCTGCTGGCACTCAATGCCGCGATCGAAGCGGCGCGGGCCGGTGAGGCCGGACGCGGGTTTGCCGTGGTTGCGGACGAGGTACGCAACCTCGCGCATCGCACTCAGGAATCGGCGCAGCAGGTGCAAACGATGATCGAGGAGCTGCAGGTCGGCGCGCGTGAATCGGTCAGTACCATGAGCGACAGCCAGCGCCACAGCCAGGACAGCGTAGAAATCGCCAACCTTGCCGGGGAGCGTTTGAACAGCGTGACTCAGCGCATTGGCGAGATCGACGGGATGAACCAGTCGGTGGCGACCGCGACCGAGGAACAGACGGCCGTGGTCGAGTCGATCAATGTCGATATCACCGAGATCAACACGCTGAACCAGGAAGGAGTGGAGAACTTGCAGGCGACGTTGCGCGCTTGCTCGGATCTTGAGCAGCAGGCTTCGCGCCTGAAACAGCTTGTGGGTAGTTTCCGGATTTAA
- a CDS encoding glutathione S-transferase family protein, giving the protein MSLHLIIGDKLLSSWSLRAALAVELTGAPYTEELIKLGKPDTRELLLKHSPTAKVPLLQTARGTIADSLAIAEYLAEQFPSEQLWPSDIFARAQARSACAQMHSGFFAMRNHMPFNLSHDAPLSPVPPEVKVDIERMLTLWAECRAAATEAGPYLFGRVSLADAFFAPITVRLRTYQVQLPAADQAYVETVYQWPAFKAWQKAGLEELNP; this is encoded by the coding sequence ATGTCCTTGCACCTGATCATCGGCGACAAACTGCTTTCCTCCTGGTCCCTGCGCGCGGCACTGGCGGTGGAACTGACCGGTGCTCCCTACACGGAAGAACTGATCAAGCTCGGCAAGCCCGACACCCGCGAGCTTTTGCTCAAACATTCACCGACCGCCAAGGTGCCGCTGCTGCAAACCGCACGCGGGACCATTGCCGACTCGTTGGCCATCGCCGAATACCTCGCCGAACAATTTCCGTCCGAGCAGCTCTGGCCGAGCGATATCTTCGCCCGTGCCCAGGCGCGATCCGCCTGCGCACAAATGCACAGCGGCTTTTTCGCCATGCGAAATCACATGCCGTTCAACCTCAGCCACGACGCGCCGCTTAGCCCGGTGCCGCCGGAGGTGAAGGTCGATATCGAACGCATGCTGACGCTGTGGGCCGAATGCCGTGCTGCGGCCACCGAAGCCGGGCCGTACCTGTTTGGTCGCGTGAGTCTGGCCGACGCATTTTTCGCACCGATCACCGTGCGCCTGCGCACCTATCAGGTACAGCTGCCGGCCGCCGATCAAGCCTATGTTGAAACCGTCTACCAATGGCCGGCCTTCAAAGCCTGGCAGAAGGCCGGACTTGAGGAGTTGAACCCGTGA
- the argJ gene encoding bifunctional glutamate N-acetyltransferase/amino-acid acetyltransferase ArgJ — MAVGLGPLPTLHPVAGFELGIASAGIKRPGRKDVVVMRCAEGSTVAGVFTLNAFCAAPVILAKKRVQNAVRYLLTNTGNANAGTGEPGLAAAERTTAKLAELTGVAAEQILPYSTGVIGEPLPVEKIEGALQAALDDLSENNWAAAATGIMTTDTLPKGASRQFEHDGVTITVTGISKGAGMIRPNMATMLGYIATDAKVSRDVLQNLMLDGANKSFNRITIDGDTSTNDCCMLIATGKAALPQITRAEGELFAKLKQAVFEVCMDVAQAIVRDGEGATKFVTVEVNGGGNHQECLDVGYTVAHSPLIKTALFASDPNWGRILAAVGRAGVPDLDVSKIDVFLGDVCIASRGARAATYTEAQGSAVMQQEEITIRIELGRGDCSETIWTTDLSHEYVKINAEYRT; from the coding sequence ATGGCTGTTGGTCTTGGTCCTTTGCCAACGTTGCACCCGGTTGCCGGTTTTGAACTCGGTATCGCCTCGGCCGGCATCAAGCGTCCTGGGCGCAAAGATGTCGTGGTGATGCGCTGCGCCGAAGGTTCGACCGTGGCGGGCGTGTTCACGTTGAACGCCTTTTGTGCAGCACCGGTGATTCTGGCCAAGAAGCGCGTGCAGAACGCTGTGCGTTACCTGCTGACCAACACCGGTAACGCCAATGCCGGCACCGGCGAGCCGGGTCTGGCCGCCGCTGAGCGCACCACGGCGAAACTGGCTGAGCTGACCGGCGTTGCTGCCGAGCAGATTCTGCCGTACTCCACCGGTGTGATCGGCGAGCCACTGCCGGTCGAGAAGATCGAAGGCGCGCTGCAAGCCGCGCTGGACGACCTCTCGGAAAACAACTGGGCAGCGGCCGCCACCGGGATCATGACCACCGACACCTTGCCGAAGGGCGCCAGCCGCCAGTTCGAGCATGACGGCGTGACCATCACCGTGACCGGCATCAGCAAAGGCGCGGGCATGATCCGCCCGAACATGGCGACCATGCTCGGTTACATTGCCACTGACGCCAAAGTCTCCCGCGACGTGCTGCAAAACTTGATGCTCGACGGCGCCAACAAGTCGTTCAACCGCATCACCATCGACGGCGACACCTCGACCAACGACTGCTGCATGCTGATTGCCACCGGCAAGGCTGCATTGCCGCAAATCACCCGCGCTGAAGGCGAGTTGTTCGCCAAACTGAAGCAGGCGGTGTTTGAAGTGTGCATGGATGTCGCCCAGGCCATCGTGCGTGACGGCGAAGGCGCAACCAAGTTCGTCACCGTTGAAGTGAATGGCGGCGGCAATCATCAGGAATGCCTGGACGTCGGCTACACCGTGGCGCACTCGCCGTTGATCAAGACTGCGCTGTTTGCTTCCGACCCGAACTGGGGCCGTATCCTCGCGGCCGTCGGCCGTGCCGGCGTGCCGGATCTGGACGTGAGCAAGATCGACGTGTTCCTCGGAGACGTGTGCATCGCCAGCCGTGGCGCGCGTGCGGCAACCTACACTGAAGCGCAGGGTTCGGCGGTGATGCAGCAGGAAGAAATCACCATCCGTATCGAGTTGGGTCGCGGCGATTGCAGCGAAACCATCTGGACCACCGACCTGTCGCATGAGTATGTGAAGATCAACGCCGAATACCGCACTTGA
- the secA gene encoding preprotein translocase subunit SecA, which translates to MFAPLLKKLFGSKNEREVKRMLKTVQLVNAFEEQMVALSDDQLRAKTDEFKARIAKGETLDKLLPEAFAVAREAGKRIMGMRHFDVQLVGGMTLHEGKIAEMRTGEGKTLVATLGVYLNALSGKGVHVVTVNDYLARRDANWMRPLYEFLGLTVGVVTPFQPPEEKRIAYAADITYGTNNEFGFDYLRDNMAFSMEEKFQRELNFAVIDEVDSILIDEARTPLIISGQAEDSSKLYMEINKLIPQLELHIEEVEGEVTKAGHYTVDEKTRQVELNEAGHQFIEDMLTGVGLLAEGESLYSAHNLGLLTHVYAGLRAHKLFNRNIEYIVQDGQVVLVDEHTGRTMPGRRLSEGLHQAIEAKEGLNIQAESQTLASTTFQNYFRLYTKLSGMTGTADTEAFEFHQIYGLEVMVIPPNKPLARKDFNDLVFLTAEEKYTAIVADIKESMAAGRPVLVGTATIETSEHMSALLVKEGIEHKVLNAKFHEKEAEIIAQAGRPGALTIATNMAGRGTDILLGGNWEVEVASLEDPTPEQIAQIKADWQKRHQQVLESGGLQVIASERHESRRIDNQLRGRAGRQGDAGSSRFYLSLEDSLMRIFASDRVKNFMKALGMQPGEAIEHRMVTNAIEKAQRKVEGRNFDIRKQLLEFDDVNNEQRKVIYHMRNTLLAADNIGETIADFRQDVLNATVSAHIPPQSLPEQWDVAGLEATIASDFGVKLPIQQWLDEDDHLYEETLREKLMAELIAAYNEKEDQAGAEALRSFEKQIVLRVLDDLWKDHLSTMDHLRHGIHLRGYAQKNPKQEYKRESFTLFSELLDSIKRDSIRVLSHVQVRREDPEAEEQRLRQEAEALAARMQFEHAEAPGLEQPELLGEEVDVALAAAPVRNEQKLGRNELCYCGSGKKFKHCHGQIQ; encoded by the coding sequence ATGTTTGCGCCTTTGTTAAAGAAACTTTTTGGAAGCAAGAACGAGCGTGAAGTCAAACGCATGCTCAAGACGGTGCAGCTCGTCAATGCCTTCGAAGAGCAAATGGTGGCCCTTTCGGACGATCAATTGCGCGCCAAGACCGATGAGTTCAAGGCCCGCATCGCCAAAGGGGAAACCCTCGACAAGCTGTTGCCAGAAGCCTTTGCGGTCGCCCGCGAAGCCGGCAAGCGCATCATGGGTATGCGCCACTTCGACGTGCAACTCGTCGGTGGCATGACCTTGCACGAAGGCAAGATCGCCGAAATGCGCACCGGTGAGGGTAAAACCCTCGTGGCGACCCTGGGTGTTTACCTCAACGCGCTGTCCGGCAAGGGCGTGCACGTTGTGACGGTGAACGACTACCTGGCCCGTCGTGACGCCAACTGGATGCGTCCGCTGTATGAATTCCTCGGCCTGACCGTCGGCGTCGTGACGCCGTTCCAGCCGCCGGAAGAGAAGCGTATCGCTTACGCCGCCGACATCACCTACGGCACCAACAACGAATTCGGTTTCGACTACCTGCGCGACAACATGGCGTTCAGCATGGAAGAAAAATTCCAGCGCGAACTCAATTTTGCCGTGATCGACGAAGTCGACTCCATCCTCATCGACGAAGCGCGTACCCCGCTGATCATTTCCGGTCAGGCCGAGGACAGCTCCAAGCTGTACATGGAGATCAATAAACTGATCCCGCAGCTGGAACTGCACATCGAAGAAGTCGAAGGCGAAGTCACCAAGGCCGGGCACTACACCGTTGACGAGAAGACCCGTCAGGTCGAACTCAACGAAGCCGGTCACCAGTTCATCGAAGACATGCTCACCGGCGTCGGCCTGCTGGCCGAAGGCGAGAGCCTGTACTCGGCGCATAACCTCGGTCTGTTGACCCACGTTTATGCCGGTCTGCGTGCGCACAAGCTGTTCAACCGCAACATTGAATACATCGTGCAGGACGGCCAGGTCGTCCTGGTCGACGAACACACCGGTCGTACCATGCCGGGCCGTCGTCTGTCCGAAGGCCTGCACCAGGCCATCGAAGCCAAGGAAGGCCTGAATATTCAGGCCGAGAGCCAGACCCTGGCATCGACCACGTTCCAGAACTACTTCCGTCTGTACACCAAGCTGTCCGGCATGACCGGTACCGCCGACACCGAAGCGTTCGAATTCCACCAGATCTATGGTCTGGAAGTCATGGTCATTCCGCCGAACAAACCGTTGGCGCGTAAAGACTTCAATGACCTGGTGTTCCTGACCGCCGAAGAGAAGTACACGGCGATTGTCGCGGACATCAAGGAAAGCATGGCCGCTGGCCGTCCGGTGCTGGTGGGTACTGCGACCATCGAAACTTCCGAGCACATGTCCGCATTGCTCGTGAAGGAAGGCATCGAACACAAGGTTCTCAACGCCAAGTTCCACGAAAAAGAAGCCGAGATCATTGCGCAGGCCGGTCGTCCGGGCGCGCTGACCATCGCCACCAACATGGCCGGTCGTGGTACCGACATCCTCTTGGGCGGCAACTGGGAAGTTGAAGTCGCTTCGCTGGAAGACCCGACCCCTGAGCAGATTGCCCAGATCAAGGCCGACTGGCAGAAGCGTCACCAGCAAGTGCTGGAGTCCGGCGGTTTGCAAGTGATCGCGTCCGAGCGTCACGAATCGCGCCGTATCGACAACCAGCTGCGTGGCCGTGCCGGCCGTCAGGGCGATGCCGGTTCGAGCCGCTTCTACCTGTCGCTGGAAGACAGCCTGATGCGCATCTTCGCCTCTGACCGGGTGAAGAACTTCATGAAAGCCCTGGGCATGCAGCCGGGCGAAGCGATCGAGCACCGCATGGTGACCAACGCGATCGAGAAGGCCCAGCGCAAGGTTGAAGGCCGCAACTTCGACATTCGCAAGCAACTGCTCGAGTTCGACGACGTCAACAACGAACAGCGTAAAGTGATCTATCACATGCGTAACACGTTGCTGGCTGCTGACAACATCGGTGAGACCATCGCCGACTTCCGTCAGGACGTGCTCAACGCCACCGTCAGCGCGCACATTCCACCGCAATCGCTGCCAGAGCAGTGGGACGTGGCCGGTCTGGAAGCGACGATTGCCAGCGACTTCGGCGTGAAACTGCCGATCCAGCAATGGCTCGACGAAGACGATCACCTGTACGAAGAAACCCTGCGCGAGAAGCTGATGGCCGAGCTGATTGCCGCGTACAACGAGAAAGAAGACCAGGCGGGTGCCGAGGCACTGCGCTCCTTCGAGAAGCAAATCGTTCTGCGCGTGCTGGACGACCTGTGGAAAGACCACCTGTCGACCATGGATCACCTGCGTCACGGCATCCACTTGCGTGGCTACGCGCAGAAGAACCCGAAGCAGGAATACAAGCGCGAGTCGTTCACGCTGTTCTCCGAGCTGCTCGATTCGATCAAGCGCGACTCGATCCGTGTGCTGTCGCACGTTCAGGTTCGCCGCGAAGATCCGGAAGCCGAAGAGCAGCGCCTGCGTCAGGAAGCCGAAGCACTGGCCGCCCGCATGCAGTTCGAACACGCTGAAGCGCCAGGCCTGGAGCAACCGGAACTGCTCGGTGAAGAGGTCGATGTGGCCCTCGCCGCTGCCCCGGTTCGCAATGAACAGAAGCTGGGCCGCAACGAACTGTGCTACTGCGGTTCGGGCAAGAAATTCAAGCATTGCCACGGGCAGATCCAGTAA